One part of the Alistipes onderdonkii genome encodes these proteins:
- a CDS encoding RNA polymerase sigma-70 factor, which yields MTMDTTALSHQMFDQLFRQNKRQLFIVAFSYVRDEDVAQDIVNDSFMSIWERRESIEPTNLKAYLFRVVRNNCLHYRRDQQIGRAVCEKIRQKEAGLMEYYTRTIESCDPNELFTTEILTIYKEQVEQMPDITKQVFTLKTEGRSYKEIADILHISIKKVDKELQKATAKLRESLKDYLSVLVVFFTLLEK from the coding sequence ATGACAATGGACACTACGGCGTTATCACATCAAATGTTCGATCAGTTATTTCGGCAAAATAAGCGACAATTATTCATTGTCGCTTTCAGTTATGTTCGGGATGAAGATGTCGCGCAGGATATTGTAAACGACAGTTTTATGTCCATATGGGAGCGTCGGGAGAGTATAGAGCCCACCAATCTGAAAGCCTATCTTTTCCGTGTTGTTAGAAATAATTGCCTTCATTATCGCCGGGACCAACAAATCGGGAGAGCGGTCTGTGAAAAGATCCGTCAAAAAGAAGCCGGTTTGATGGAGTATTACACGCGGACGATTGAAAGCTGCGATCCCAATGAATTGTTTACAACTGAAATTCTTACAATTTACAAAGAGCAAGTAGAGCAAATGCCGGATATAACCAAGCAGGTGTTTACTCTTAAAACAGAAGGTAGAAGTTATAAAGAGATTGCTGATATTCTGCACATCAGCATAAAAAAGGTCGATAAAGAGTTGCAAAAAGCCACAGCTAAGTTACGTGAGTCTCTTAAAGACTACTTGTCGGTTTTAGTTGTATTTTTTACTCTTCTCGAAAAATAA
- a CDS encoding MFS transporter encodes MILYPPLRWVPTLYFAMGLPFVVLNMVSAVLFKDLGISDAQIAFWTSLIMWPWTIKFLWSPFLEIFRTKKFFVVTTQLLSGILFGLAALSLHRPSFFAVTIAVFAVVAFSGATHDIAADGVYMSELTTQDQAKYIGWQGAFYNLAKLVATGGLVWLAGWLYEGFSADGASSYDASVGSWTVVLLLLCVTLVALGLYHLRALPSGGSASEGRSLRDGLSGLREVIGAFFTKRHIWYYIAFIILYRLGEGFVMKIVPLFLKADTASGGLGLTNQQIGLYYGTFGAGAFLLGSLLAGYYIAHRGLRRTLFILCCIFNIPFAVYALLAWLQPQSMWIVGGGIVLEYFGYGFGFVGLTLFMMQQVAPGRHQMAHYAFASGIMNLSVMLTGAVSGYLSDALGYGMFFLAVMLATVPAFLVTWFVPFTYDDKPNDK; translated from the coding sequence ATGATACTTTATCCTCCTTTGCGTTGGGTTCCTACGCTTTATTTTGCAATGGGCTTGCCGTTCGTGGTTCTGAACATGGTTTCTGCCGTTCTGTTCAAGGATCTCGGCATCTCGGACGCACAGATCGCGTTCTGGACGTCTTTGATCATGTGGCCGTGGACGATCAAATTCCTGTGGAGCCCCTTCCTGGAAATTTTCCGCACCAAAAAATTCTTCGTCGTCACGACGCAGCTCCTGAGCGGCATATTGTTCGGCCTTGCTGCTCTGTCGCTTCACCGACCGTCGTTCTTCGCCGTTACGATCGCCGTCTTTGCCGTCGTTGCGTTCAGCGGCGCCACGCACGACATCGCGGCCGACGGCGTCTACATGTCGGAACTCACGACGCAGGATCAGGCGAAGTATATCGGCTGGCAGGGGGCTTTCTACAACCTTGCGAAACTTGTCGCCACGGGCGGTCTGGTGTGGCTTGCGGGGTGGCTTTACGAGGGTTTCTCGGCCGACGGCGCGTCTTCTTACGACGCCTCTGTGGGTTCGTGGACGGTCGTTTTGCTGCTCCTGTGCGTCACGCTCGTCGCTTTGGGCCTTTACCATCTCCGCGCGCTTCCTTCAGGCGGCTCGGCTTCAGAAGGCCGCTCGCTGCGGGATGGCCTGTCGGGTCTGCGCGAGGTCATCGGCGCTTTTTTCACGAAGAGACACATCTGGTATTATATCGCCTTCATCATCCTGTACCGGTTGGGCGAGGGCTTCGTGATGAAGATCGTGCCGTTGTTCCTCAAAGCCGATACGGCTTCGGGCGGTCTGGGCCTCACGAACCAGCAGATCGGCCTTTACTACGGGACATTCGGTGCCGGGGCTTTTCTTTTGGGTTCGCTGCTGGCGGGCTACTATATCGCACACCGGGGCCTGCGACGCACTCTTTTCATATTATGCTGTATCTTTAATATCCCGTTCGCGGTCTATGCGCTGCTGGCATGGCTGCAGCCTCAGTCGATGTGGATCGTGGGCGGGGGCATCGTGCTGGAATACTTCGGCTACGGGTTCGGATTCGTGGGCCTTACGCTGTTTATGATGCAGCAGGTTGCCCCGGGGCGTCACCAGATGGCGCACTACGCCTTCGCTTCGGGTATCATGAACCTTTCGGTGATGCTCACGGGCGCCGTTTCGGGTTACCTGAGCGATGCCTTGGGTTACGGCATGTTCTTCCTCGCAGTTATGTTGGCCACGGTTCCGGCATTTCTGGTGACGTGGTTCGTACCCTTTACCTATGACGACAAACCAAACGACAAATAA
- a CDS encoding glycoside hydrolase family 130 protein yields MDTLKIAGSNQPDMPWEDRPAGSKEVMWRYSANPIIPRDALSTSNSIFNSAVIPFKKGKYNYAGVFRCDDTNRRMRIHVGFSVDGLRWEIEESDFRLEGADSEIGQWVYGYDPRVAKIGDKYYVTWCNGYHGPTIGIAWTDDFETFHQLENAFLPYNRNGVLFPRKIGGRFAMLSRPSDTGHTPFGDIFYSESPDMEFWGRHRHVMSPAAFEVSAWQCMKIGAGPVPIETSEGWLLFYHGVLRSCNGYVYAFGSALLDLEEPWKVTARSGPYLISPRETYECMGDVPNVTFPCASLHDPETGRIAVYYGCADTVTGLAFGYIPEIIDFTKKNNIL; encoded by the coding sequence ATGGATACACTGAAAATTGCGGGCTCGAATCAGCCCGATATGCCGTGGGAGGATCGTCCCGCAGGCTCCAAAGAAGTGATGTGGCGCTATTCGGCCAATCCGATCATCCCGCGCGACGCGCTTTCGACGTCGAACAGCATTTTCAACTCGGCGGTCATTCCCTTCAAGAAAGGCAAGTATAACTATGCGGGCGTTTTCCGGTGCGACGACACGAACCGCCGGATGCGCATCCACGTGGGCTTCTCGGTCGACGGCCTTCGGTGGGAGATCGAGGAGTCCGACTTCCGGCTGGAGGGTGCGGACTCGGAGATCGGGCAGTGGGTCTACGGCTACGATCCTCGCGTTGCGAAGATCGGCGACAAATACTACGTTACGTGGTGCAACGGCTACCACGGGCCGACGATCGGCATTGCGTGGACGGATGATTTCGAGACGTTCCACCAGCTTGAAAACGCATTTCTTCCCTATAACCGCAACGGGGTTCTGTTCCCGCGCAAGATCGGGGGCCGGTTCGCGATGCTGTCGCGTCCGAGCGACACGGGTCACACGCCCTTCGGGGACATCTTCTATTCGGAGTCTCCGGACATGGAGTTCTGGGGCCGCCACCGGCATGTGATGTCTCCCGCAGCGTTCGAGGTATCGGCATGGCAGTGCATGAAGATCGGTGCGGGCCCCGTTCCCATCGAGACCTCGGAAGGGTGGCTTCTGTTCTACCACGGGGTGCTTCGCTCGTGCAACGGCTATGTCTACGCCTTCGGCTCGGCATTGCTGGATTTGGAGGAGCCGTGGAAGGTCACGGCCCGCAGCGGTCCCTATCTGATTTCGCCGCGCGAAACGTACGAATGCATGGGCGACGTTCCGAACGTCACATTCCCCTGCGCGTCGCTCCATGACCCCGAAACGGGCCGGATCGCCGTCTATTACGGATGCGCCGACACCGTCACGGGCCTTGCGTTCGGCTATATCCCTGAAATTATCGACTTCACGAAGAAAAACAACATCCTATGA
- a CDS encoding GH92 family glycosyl hydrolase: MRSLALLAVLTLCLGARAQEPAECVDPFIGTTNFGTANPGAVTPHGMMSVVPFNVMGSEENVYDKDARWWSTPYEYHNKFFTGFAHGALSGVGCPELGALLTMATTGPLMVDYREYGTSYRDEKASPGYYSVFLDKYGVLAEATATARTSAERYTFPEGTGHILLNLGEGLTNESGAMVRRVSATEIEGTKLLGTFCYNAQKVFPVYFVLRVSKTPSAGGYWKKQRKMTGVEAEWTPDNGRYKLYTEYGRELSGDDVGYWFSFDGLAAGEQVEVRMGISYVSTENARKNLDAEQAADAPFDAIREQARKGWNEALGRIRVEGGAEQQQRVFYTALYHALLHPNLVSDVNGEYPLMERSGETGVTDGERYTVFSLWDTCRNLHQLLTLVYPDRQREMLRSMTGMYEEWGWLPKWELYGRETFTMEGDPAIPVIVDSWMKGLRDFDVAKAYEAMRKSATTPGAQNRMRPDIDPYIEKGYIPLGFYAKDLAGDTSVSHALEYYMADAALSLLADSLGHGDDARLFRARSLGYKRYYSPESGTLRPLHPDGTFLSPFDPKAGENFTAAPGFHEGSAWNYTFYVPHDVEGLAKLMGGRRKFIDKLQMVFDEGLYDPANEPDIAYAYLFSRFRGEEWRTQRETRRLLERYFTTAPDGIPGNDDTGTMSAWAVFTMLGLYPDCPGEPYYTLTSPTFDRVEIDTERGTLVIEKSGEGYIDRMTLGDKPLKNYRILHDELLKGGKLTFELKNKR, encoded by the coding sequence ATGAGAAGCCTTGCGCTGCTTGCGGTTCTGACGCTGTGTCTGGGAGCACGGGCACAAGAGCCTGCGGAGTGTGTGGATCCGTTCATCGGGACTACGAACTTCGGGACCGCGAACCCCGGGGCCGTCACGCCGCACGGGATGATGTCGGTGGTTCCGTTCAACGTCATGGGGTCGGAGGAGAACGTCTACGACAAGGACGCCCGCTGGTGGTCCACGCCCTACGAATACCACAACAAATTCTTCACGGGCTTCGCGCACGGCGCCTTGAGCGGCGTGGGGTGCCCCGAGCTGGGCGCGCTGCTGACGATGGCCACGACGGGCCCTCTGATGGTGGATTACCGGGAGTACGGCACGTCGTACCGGGACGAAAAGGCCTCTCCGGGCTATTACTCGGTCTTTCTGGACAAGTACGGCGTCCTTGCCGAAGCCACGGCCACGGCGCGTACCTCGGCCGAGAGGTACACCTTTCCGGAAGGCACAGGGCATATTCTGTTAAATCTGGGCGAGGGGCTTACCAACGAGTCGGGCGCAATGGTGCGCCGGGTGAGCGCCACGGAGATCGAGGGTACGAAGCTGCTGGGGACGTTCTGCTACAATGCGCAGAAGGTTTTCCCGGTGTACTTCGTGCTACGCGTTTCGAAGACTCCGAGTGCCGGCGGCTATTGGAAGAAGCAGCGGAAGATGACGGGCGTGGAGGCGGAGTGGACGCCGGACAACGGGAGATATAAACTCTATACGGAGTACGGGCGCGAGCTTTCGGGCGACGACGTGGGCTACTGGTTCTCCTTCGACGGCCTTGCGGCGGGCGAGCAGGTGGAGGTGCGCATGGGCATTTCGTATGTCTCTACGGAGAACGCGCGCAAAAACCTCGATGCCGAGCAGGCCGCGGACGCACCGTTCGACGCCATCCGGGAACAGGCCCGCAAGGGCTGGAACGAGGCTCTGGGCAGAATCCGGGTCGAGGGCGGCGCCGAGCAGCAGCAGAGGGTGTTCTACACGGCGTTGTACCATGCGCTGCTGCACCCGAACCTCGTGAGCGACGTGAACGGCGAATACCCGCTGATGGAGCGTTCGGGCGAGACGGGCGTGACGGATGGCGAACGTTATACGGTCTTCTCGCTGTGGGACACCTGCCGCAACCTGCACCAGCTGCTGACGCTTGTCTACCCGGATCGTCAGCGGGAGATGCTGCGCTCGATGACGGGGATGTACGAGGAGTGGGGTTGGCTTCCGAAATGGGAGCTTTACGGCCGCGAGACCTTCACGATGGAGGGGGACCCTGCGATCCCGGTGATCGTCGACAGCTGGATGAAGGGCCTTCGGGATTTCGATGTCGCCAAGGCCTACGAGGCGATGCGCAAGTCTGCCACGACGCCCGGTGCGCAGAACCGCATGCGGCCCGACATCGACCCCTATATCGAGAAAGGCTATATCCCGCTGGGATTCTATGCCAAGGACCTTGCGGGCGACACCTCCGTCTCGCACGCGCTGGAGTACTACATGGCCGACGCTGCGCTGTCGCTGCTGGCCGACTCGCTCGGACACGGGGACGACGCGCGTCTGTTCCGCGCCCGCTCGCTGGGCTACAAACGCTATTACAGCCCGGAAAGCGGTACTTTGCGTCCGCTCCATCCCGACGGAACTTTTTTAAGCCCCTTCGACCCGAAGGCGGGCGAGAACTTCACGGCGGCTCCGGGCTTCCACGAGGGGAGTGCTTGGAACTATACGTTCTACGTTCCGCACGACGTGGAGGGGCTTGCGAAGCTGATGGGCGGACGACGCAAATTCATCGACAAACTGCAAATGGTCTTCGACGAGGGATTGTACGACCCTGCGAACGAACCCGACATCGCCTATGCGTATCTGTTCAGCCGCTTCCGGGGCGAGGAGTGGCGCACGCAGCGGGAAACCCGGCGGCTGTTGGAGCGATACTTTACCACCGCCCCCGACGGCATCCCGGGCAACGACGACACGGGGACGATGTCGGCGTGGGCTGTCTTCACGATGCTGGGCCTCTATCCCGACTGCCCGGGCGAGCCGTACTACACGCTGACGTCCCCGACGTTCGACCGTGTGGAGATCGACACGGAGCGGGGAACGCTGGTGATCGAAAAAAGCGGCGAAGGGTATATCGACCGGATGACGCTTGGCGATAAACCGTTGAAAAATTATCGTATCTTGCACGATGAATTGCTCAAGGGCGGAAAACTTACTTTCGAACTTAAAAACAAGAGATAG
- a CDS encoding GH92 family glycosyl hydrolase: MKLTGFLFAAALLGTCTQPAAEENYTRHVDPKIGTGGHGHVFVGANVPFGLVQVGPTSIPQTWDWCSGYHASDSTVIGFSHTHLSGTGIGDLFDITVMPVVGEVTYARGEENDPASGLWSYADRTREITKPGYYSVPLVRYGITAELTATERVGLHRYTFPASDAAAVVFDLENGGCWDKATDTGFRFSDDSTRIAGWRCSTGWAKNQEVYFVAEFSKPAKGISYLQPGEIDDSKMPRIAARYARVDFDTAEGEQVLVKVALSPVSIEGAKANLAAELPGWDFDATAAAADKAWNDELSKVKIETEDETSKRIFYTALYHTMVAPSLFCDVNGDYRGADGKVHENPGRDTYTTFSLWDTYRAAMPLMTVLHPERMPDIIQTMLHIADEQGRLPVWHLWGNETDCMVGNPGIVAVADAIVKGIGGFDREKAFETIRKTAMNPDRGNGLRMEYGYIPCEMFNEAVAYDMEYALADGAAARAAEALGKAEDAKYFEERSHSYRNYFDPQTGFMRGRDSKKGWRTPFNAFASTHRADDYCEGNAWQYTWLAPHDVAGLVGCFGSRARMLEKLDSLFTVSSVVEGGETSPDISGLIGQYAHGNEPSHHILYLYTMLGQPWETADKVREVLTTLYHAAPDGLSGNEDVGQMSAWYVLSSLGMYEAEPAGGRYWFGSPLFDRVEITVPGGTFTIVAENNSAANKYIQRVWLNGQPYTKPWIGHADVMKGGELRFEMGAEEKVWYCPDEPEAYADQRPAEEQRLFKSEAVEGEIARVCGLLTNERLRWMFANCFPNTLDTTVHYGEDEAGNPDTYVYTGDIPAMWLRDSGAQVWPYVQLCKEDPALQKMIAGVIRRQFKLINIDPYANAFNVGPTGDGEDVGYPGNDQSPWVFERKWEIDSHCYPLRLAHHYWKTTGDTSVFDGEWISAMRNIVKTLKEQQMKEGPGDYIFLRTTDRQLDTRCHVGRGNPVKPVGLIVSAFRPSDDATTFGFLIPSNFMAVTSLRKAAEILTAVNGERELAAECTALAGEVEEALQKYAVVEHPEFGKIYAFEVDGFGGCFLMDDANVPSLLAMPYLGDVERTDPIYENTRRFVWSEENPYFWRGSAGEGIGGPHIGVEMIWPMSIMMRAFTSEDDAEIRDCIVALMTTDAGTGFMHESFSRHDAANFTRPWFAWQNTLFGELILKLVNENKVDLLNSID, translated from the coding sequence ATGAAACTTACGGGATTCTTATTCGCCGCGGCCCTGCTGGGCACGTGCACGCAGCCTGCCGCGGAGGAGAATTACACGCGCCATGTCGATCCGAAGATCGGCACAGGCGGCCACGGGCACGTCTTCGTGGGAGCCAACGTCCCCTTCGGCCTGGTGCAGGTGGGTCCGACGAGCATTCCGCAGACGTGGGACTGGTGCTCGGGCTACCACGCGAGCGATTCGACCGTTATCGGCTTTTCGCACACGCACCTTTCGGGCACGGGCATCGGCGACCTGTTCGACATTACCGTCATGCCCGTCGTGGGTGAAGTGACCTATGCCCGCGGCGAGGAGAATGACCCGGCCTCGGGCCTGTGGTCTTACGCCGACCGTACGCGGGAGATCACGAAACCCGGTTATTACTCGGTTCCGCTTGTGCGCTACGGCATTACGGCCGAGCTGACGGCCACGGAGCGCGTGGGTCTGCACCGCTACACGTTCCCGGCGTCGGACGCCGCAGCCGTGGTCTTCGATCTGGAGAACGGCGGCTGCTGGGACAAGGCCACCGATACGGGCTTCCGCTTCTCGGACGACAGCACGCGCATCGCCGGATGGCGCTGCTCGACGGGGTGGGCCAAAAATCAGGAGGTCTACTTCGTGGCCGAGTTTTCAAAACCCGCGAAGGGGATTTCCTACCTGCAGCCGGGCGAGATAGACGATTCCAAAATGCCCCGGATCGCGGCCCGTTATGCACGTGTGGACTTCGACACGGCGGAGGGCGAACAGGTGCTCGTGAAAGTGGCCCTTTCGCCCGTAAGTATCGAAGGCGCGAAGGCAAACCTTGCGGCGGAACTCCCCGGATGGGATTTCGACGCTACGGCGGCCGCTGCCGACAAGGCGTGGAACGATGAACTGTCGAAGGTGAAGATCGAGACGGAGGATGAAACGTCGAAGCGCATCTTCTATACGGCGCTGTATCATACGATGGTGGCTCCGTCGCTCTTCTGCGATGTGAACGGCGATTACCGCGGAGCCGACGGCAAGGTGCATGAGAATCCGGGGCGCGATACCTATACGACCTTTTCGCTGTGGGACACTTACCGGGCCGCGATGCCGCTGATGACCGTCCTGCACCCGGAGCGGATGCCCGACATCATCCAGACGATGCTGCACATCGCCGACGAGCAGGGACGGCTCCCGGTATGGCACCTGTGGGGTAATGAGACCGACTGCATGGTGGGCAACCCGGGCATCGTAGCGGTGGCGGACGCCATCGTGAAGGGCATCGGGGGCTTCGACCGCGAAAAGGCCTTCGAGACGATCCGTAAGACGGCCATGAACCCCGACCGGGGCAACGGCCTGCGCATGGAGTACGGCTACATCCCGTGCGAGATGTTCAACGAGGCCGTAGCCTATGACATGGAGTACGCTTTGGCTGACGGCGCGGCGGCGCGTGCCGCCGAAGCGCTGGGCAAGGCGGAGGATGCGAAGTATTTCGAGGAACGCAGCCATAGCTACCGCAACTATTTCGACCCGCAGACGGGATTTATGCGGGGCCGGGATTCGAAAAAAGGCTGGAGGACGCCCTTCAATGCGTTCGCCTCGACGCACCGCGCCGACGATTACTGCGAGGGCAACGCCTGGCAGTATACGTGGCTGGCTCCGCATGATGTCGCAGGTCTTGTCGGATGCTTCGGCAGCCGGGCGCGGATGCTCGAAAAACTGGACTCGCTGTTCACGGTAAGCTCCGTGGTCGAGGGCGGCGAGACATCGCCCGACATTTCGGGCCTGATTGGCCAGTACGCCCACGGCAACGAACCGAGCCACCATATTTTGTACCTTTATACGATGCTGGGTCAGCCGTGGGAAACGGCCGACAAGGTTCGCGAGGTGCTCACGACGCTCTACCACGCCGCTCCGGACGGCCTTTCGGGCAACGAGGACGTGGGTCAGATGTCGGCCTGGTACGTCCTCTCGTCGCTGGGCATGTACGAGGCCGAGCCTGCGGGCGGAAGATACTGGTTCGGATCGCCCCTGTTCGACAGGGTCGAAATCACCGTCCCGGGCGGGACCTTCACGATTGTCGCCGAGAACAACTCCGCTGCGAACAAATATATCCAGCGGGTGTGGCTCAATGGCCAACCCTACACAAAGCCTTGGATCGGTCATGCCGACGTGATGAAGGGCGGGGAGCTGCGCTTCGAGATGGGGGCCGAAGAGAAGGTGTGGTACTGTCCGGACGAACCGGAGGCGTACGCCGACCAGCGGCCCGCGGAGGAGCAGCGGCTTTTTAAGTCGGAAGCGGTAGAGGGGGAGATCGCCCGCGTGTGCGGTCTTCTGACCAACGAACGCCTGCGGTGGATGTTCGCCAACTGCTTCCCCAACACGCTCGACACCACGGTGCACTACGGCGAGGACGAGGCGGGCAATCCCGATACCTACGTCTACACGGGCGACATTCCGGCCATGTGGCTCCGCGACTCGGGGGCGCAGGTGTGGCCCTACGTGCAGTTGTGTAAGGAGGACCCGGCGTTGCAGAAGATGATCGCGGGGGTGATCCGGCGGCAATTCAAACTCATCAATATCGATCCTTACGCTAATGCCTTCAACGTCGGCCCTACGGGTGACGGCGAGGATGTCGGCTATCCGGGCAACGATCAAAGTCCCTGGGTTTTCGAGCGCAAATGGGAGATCGATTCCCATTGCTATCCTCTGCGCCTTGCGCACCATTACTGGAAAACCACGGGCGACACGTCGGTCTTCGACGGGGAGTGGATCTCTGCGATGCGCAATATTGTAAAGACTTTGAAAGAACAGCAGATGAAGGAGGGGCCGGGCGATTACATCTTCCTGCGCACGACCGACCGCCAGCTGGACACCCGCTGCCACGTGGGGCGCGGCAACCCCGTGAAACCCGTGGGGCTGATCGTCTCGGCGTTCCGTCCTTCGGACGACGCCACGACCTTCGGGTTCCTCATCCCGTCGAATTTCATGGCCGTCACGTCGCTGCGCAAGGCCGCCGAGATCCTGACGGCGGTGAACGGCGAGCGGGAGCTGGCCGCGGAGTGCACGGCGCTGGCCGGAGAGGTGGAAGAGGCATTGCAGAAATACGCGGTGGTCGAGCATCCGGAGTTCGGGAAGATCTACGCCTTCGAGGTGGACGGATTCGGAGGCTGCTTTCTGATGGACGACGCCAATGTGCCGTCGCTGCTGGCAATGCCCTACCTGGGCGACGTGGAGCGCACGGATCCCATCTATGAGAACACCCGGCGGTTCGTCTGGAGCGAAGAGAACCCCTACTTTTGGAGAGGCTCCGCCGGCGAGGGCATCGGCGGCCCCCATATCGGGGTGGAGATGATCTGGCCCATGAGCATCATGATGCGGGCCTTCACGTCGGAGGACGACGCCGAGATCCGCGATTGCATCGTCGCCCTGATGACCACCGATGCCGGGACGGGCTTCATGCATGAATCCTTCTCGCGCCACGATGCTGCGAATTTCACCCGCCCGTGGTTCGCCTGGCAGAACACGCTCTTCGGGGAACTCATATTAAAACTCGTAAACGAAAACAAGGTCGACTTACTTAATTCCATTGACTGA
- a CDS encoding GH92 family glycosyl hydrolase: protein MIKPVSLLLLAAVLCGSCGSRTGRTAATSCDEPSARPSEYVSTLVGTHSDFTLSTGNTYPAVALPWGMNFWTPQTGKMGDGWAYTYGAHTIRGLKQTHQPSPWINDYGQFSIMPVRGRDKVDEESRQSWFSHQSEEARPYYYSVYLADHDIKAEIAPTERAAIMRFTFPESDESGVVIDAFDRGSYIRVMHDKRTVVGYTTRNSGGVPDNFKNWFIVRFDRKIRDFQIYDGAKPVEGEQLVGEHALVRVGFVTHRGEQVMARVASSFISEEQAVQNLGELGKDDFETVKAKAQARWDEVLGRIEVAGGTVDQYRTFYSCLYRSTLFPRKFYEIDKNGNILHYSPYNGEVLPGYMYTDTGFWDTFRSLFPLLNLVYPSVNAEIQAGLANAYRESGFLPEWASPGHRGCMVGNNSASVVSDAILKGVTPEEDIATLYEAMLAGRRKVHPTVSSTGRLGHEYYNTLGYIPYDVGINENVARTLEYAYDDWCIAQVAKKLGKTNDAAMLEKASQNYKNLFDPETRLMRGRNADGTFQTPFSPYKWGDAFTEGNAWHYTWSVFHDVEGLIDLMGGRKGFTRMLDSVFVVPPVYDDSYYGFRIHEITEMQVADMGNYAHGNQPAQHMIYLYDYCGQPAKAQWWAREVMDRLYSPKPDGYCGDEDNGQTSAWYVFSALGFYPVCPASDEYAVGSPLFRKAVIHLENGNTIEIDAPENSSENRYVGKMAIDGKVSERPFLSYSTLLEGAKVRFEMESEK from the coding sequence ATGATAAAACCTGTTTCTTTGCTGTTACTTGCCGCCGTTCTGTGCGGCAGCTGCGGAAGCCGCACGGGGCGCACCGCGGCAACCTCCTGCGACGAACCTTCGGCGCGGCCTTCGGAATACGTCTCGACGCTCGTAGGCACGCACTCCGACTTCACGCTCTCGACGGGCAACACCTACCCGGCCGTCGCCCTGCCGTGGGGCATGAACTTCTGGACGCCCCAGACGGGCAAGATGGGCGACGGATGGGCCTACACCTACGGCGCCCACACCATCCGGGGCCTGAAGCAGACCCACCAGCCCTCGCCGTGGATCAACGACTACGGGCAGTTCTCCATCATGCCTGTACGCGGACGCGACAAGGTCGATGAAGAGAGCCGTCAGAGCTGGTTTTCGCACCAGTCGGAGGAGGCACGCCCCTACTATTATTCGGTATACCTCGCCGACCACGACATCAAGGCCGAGATCGCCCCGACCGAGCGGGCTGCGATCATGCGTTTCACGTTCCCCGAATCGGACGAGTCGGGCGTGGTGATCGACGCTTTCGACCGCGGATCGTACATCAGGGTCATGCACGACAAACGGACTGTCGTGGGATACACCACGCGCAACAGCGGAGGTGTGCCCGACAACTTCAAGAACTGGTTTATCGTGCGCTTCGACCGGAAGATCCGGGATTTCCAGATCTATGACGGGGCGAAACCGGTCGAAGGCGAACAGTTAGTCGGCGAACACGCCCTCGTGCGGGTAGGTTTCGTAACCCACCGCGGCGAGCAGGTAATGGCACGCGTAGCCTCGTCGTTCATCTCCGAAGAGCAGGCCGTACAAAACCTCGGGGAGCTGGGAAAAGATGATTTCGAAACCGTGAAGGCCAAGGCGCAAGCACGCTGGGACGAGGTGCTCGGACGCATCGAGGTTGCGGGAGGAACCGTAGATCAGTACCGCACGTTCTATTCGTGCCTCTACCGTTCGACCTTGTTCCCGCGTAAGTTCTACGAGATCGACAAGAACGGCAATATCCTGCATTACAGCCCCTACAACGGTGAGGTACTGCCGGGATACATGTATACCGACACGGGATTCTGGGACACCTTCCGCAGTCTGTTTCCGCTGCTCAATCTGGTCTATCCGTCGGTCAATGCCGAAATTCAGGCCGGGCTGGCAAACGCTTACCGCGAGAGCGGATTTCTGCCCGAATGGGCTTCGCCCGGACACCGTGGGTGCATGGTCGGAAACAACTCGGCGTCGGTCGTTTCGGATGCCATCCTGAAAGGTGTCACCCCCGAGGAAGACATTGCGACGCTCTACGAGGCGATGCTCGCAGGACGCCGGAAGGTACACCCCACGGTGAGCTCCACGGGGCGCCTCGGACACGAGTACTACAACACACTGGGATACATCCCCTACGATGTGGGCATCAACGAGAATGTCGCACGCACGCTCGAATACGCCTACGACGACTGGTGCATCGCGCAGGTGGCGAAAAAACTGGGAAAAACGAACGACGCTGCGATGCTGGAAAAGGCTTCGCAGAACTATAAAAACCTGTTCGATCCCGAAACGCGCCTGATGCGGGGCCGCAATGCCGACGGGACGTTCCAGACGCCCTTCAGCCCCTACAAGTGGGGCGACGCCTTCACCGAGGGAAACGCGTGGCACTACACATGGTCGGTGTTCCACGATGTCGAGGGACTGATCGACCTGATGGGAGGACGCAAAGGATTCACGCGGATGCTCGACTCGGTCTTCGTCGTGCCGCCCGTCTACGACGACAGCTACTACGGGTTCCGCATCCACGAAATTACTGAAATGCAGGTGGCCGACATGGGCAACTACGCCCACGGAAACCAGCCTGCGCAACACATGATTTATCTGTACGACTACTGCGGGCAACCCGCCAAGGCACAGTGGTGGGCCCGCGAGGTGATGGACCGGCTCTATTCGCCCAAGCCCGACGGTTACTGCGGCGACGAGGACAACGGGCAGACTTCGGCATGGTATGTATTCTCGGCTTTGGGATTCTATCCCGTATGTCCCGCCTCGGACGAATATGCCGTCGGATCGCCCCTGTTCCGCAAGGCCGTCATTCATCTTGAAAACGGCAATACGATCGAGATCGACGCTCCGGAGAACAGCTCCGAGAACCGTTATGTCGGTAAAATGGCTATCGACGGAAAAGTATCGGAAAGGCCGTTCCTTAGCTATTCCACACTTCTGGAAGGTGCGAAGGTGCGCTTCGAGATGGAATCCGAAAAATAG